The following proteins are co-located in the Saccharomycodes ludwigii strain NBRC 1722 chromosome V, whole genome shotgun sequence genome:
- the ECM25 gene encoding Ecm25p (similar to Saccharomyces cerevisiae YJL201W | ECM25 | ExtraCellular Mutant): MSYINSYSKSGNNIGENRNITKKPSLLNLNDQYNNITQKKKKNISAADHRLTNCDTSNEHTFSNNNKKRIDININNIFYQSYAYDNNNNLIYVFDSTYLPSYDLIGDKAVFDLLMDKITDKLISKLPDTPYSLVAFTSGFGKNNISWIYGIKMYSKLPQHSKNYLQRLYIVHESFWVRTVYQVFKNAMNIKFLNNNPINLATGTVGGNEVIIEYVSDLSQLSLQKNIDITKLRISLNVYLHDYSIKECIDIPTKYLRSKNDILNRQYRQSMFDKIFNKLKLESIKYELVFTKPGNFRKINILLGVIERNNYVDLSQWDIYSLATVFLNFIKNKSKPFFPIDMITLPISDDLEYTLNIFQKMVEFNDYYMLIVVIFPIFLNLLKHQNVTKHTYHTLSKSLVTTFCKEKVSIKSENRLAIGKRFIKNVLIHFENIRVEMDSSMQTGNVGDTVGNNLVLKKKSNNGSSSSISSIPPDIPKPRKNRTGSIGHSENVSPIKNLTPPPSRSFSPKPSISALPKVVLLPKASETSRLTSSFSICSPDKNLRQKANDKSMAPIGNNEESGQAIMVTNADDERITEKPIDMELVTVDKEKDRQMIKTLQLQSNETIQNFDKMLQQQKQKMTKVKVNQTNKFSTKGYGDLKEGNKVSRLAALYEERIQGLNIINDIKTHQQYRGK; this comes from the coding sequence ATGAGTTATATTAATTCTTATTCCAAATCGGGAAATAATATTGgtgaaaatagaaatatcaCTAAAAAACCATCTTTGCTTAATTTAAATGAccaatataataatattactcagaagaagaaaaaaaacatttcaGCTGCAGATCATCGGCTTACAAATTGTGATACCAGCAACGAACACAccttttcaaataataataaaaaaagaattgacattaatataaacaatatattttaccAATCTTATGCAtacgataataataacaacctAATATACGTTTTTGATTCTACATATTTGCCTTCGTACGATTTAATTGGTGATAAAGCGGTCTTTGATTTATTGATGGATAAAATTACGGATAAACTGATTAGTAAATTGCCAGATACCCCGTACTCATTGGTTGCATTCACGTCCGGTtttggtaaaaataatattagttGGATATATGGCATTAAAATGTATTCTAAATTGCCTCAACACTCCAAGAATTATTTGCAAAGGTTATATATAGTACATGAATCATTTTGGGTTCGAACCGTTTATCAGGTCTTCAAAAATGCTatgaatattaaatttttaaacaataatCCAATAAATTTAGCCACGGGAACTGTGGGGGGAAATGAAGTCATAATTGAGTATGTGTCTGATCTAAGCCAATTATCACTacagaaaaatattgatataACCAAACTAAGGATATCTTTAAACGTCTATTTACATGATTACAGCATAAAGGAATGCATTGACATTCCCACCAAATACCTACGCTCcaaaaatgatatattGAATAGACAATATAGGCAAAGCATgtttgataaaattttcaataaattgaaGCTTGAATCTATCAAATATGAGCTGGTCTTTACGAAACCGGGGAATTTccgaaaaattaatattttattaggtGTAATTGAGCGTAATAACTATGTTGATTTGTCGCAATGGGACATTTACTCGTTAGCAACTGTATTTTTgaactttattaaaaataaaagcaagCCGTTTTTCCCTATTGATATGATTACGTTGCCAATAAGCGATGACCTTGAATATACacttaatatttttcaaaaaatggTAGAATTCAATGATTATTACATGTTAATTGTGGTTAtctttccaatttttttaaatttattaaagcaTCAAAACGTCACAAAGCACACGTATCACACTTTAAGTAAAAGCTTGGTTACCACTTTTTGCAAAGAGAAAGTGTCTATTAAAAGTGAAAATCGATTAGCTATCGgtaaaagatttattaaaaatgtatTAATACACTTTGAGAACATTAGGGTTGAAATGGATAGTAGCATGCAAACTGGAAATGTTGGTGATACTGTTGGCAATAATTTGgtcttgaaaaaaaagagtaacAATGGTAGTTCTAGTAGTATTAGCAGTATACCTCCAGATATACCGAAACCCAGAAAGAACAGAACTGGTAGTATTGGACATAGTGAAAATGTGTCTcctattaaaaatttgactCCGCCACCATCAAGATCCTTTTCACCAAAGCCTTCTATTTCCGCTTTACCTAAAGTTGTGTTATTGCCTAAGGCATCAGAGACTTCACGACTAAcatcttctttttcaatatgCTCACCGGATAAAAATCTTAGACAAAAGGCTAATGATAAAAGTATGGCACCAATTGGTAATAATGAAGAAAGCGGACAGGCCATAATGGTGACCAATGCAGACGATGAAAGAATCACTGAGAAACCTATAGATATGGAACTGGTTACAGTtgataaagaaaaggatAGACAAATGATTAAAACATTACAATTACAATCAAACGAAACTATACAAAACTTTGATAAAATGCTACAGCAACAGAAACAGAAAATGACCAAAGTGAAAGTTAatcaaacaaacaaattttcAACGAAAGGATATGGTGACCTTAAGGAGGGAAATAAAGTTAGTAGATTAGCTGCATTATACGAAGAAAGAATACAAggtttaaatattattaatgatatAAAGACGCATCAACAATATCGGGGAAAATAG
- a CDS encoding glycoside hydrolase family 76 protein (similar to Saccharomyces cerevisiae YMR238W | DFG5 | Defective for Filamentous Growth), with protein sequence MLQLFLYLSLSFFFIKSSHALSLDVNSKDSICSATALIQQGMLNYYLGIRSGGTIGMFQPPYYWWEAGEAFGGMIENAYLCENYTFKTLIEQAIVYQSGDKYDFMTQNESKVEGNDDQGIWAITLMTAVERNFTTPSNFTHSLSQPVPSYENFTAVPDFLTMAENVYNLMGSRWDNSTCNGGLSWQIFNWNNGRDYKNTVSTGCLFNLAARLGRYTGNATYLEEAEYIWDWLETTGFIQLNESVPAVYDGASTESNCTDITKLQWSYNMGIVLGGAAYMYNATNGSRIGEVWKTRIEYLLEGAVTIFFKNNIMYESACQPYKTCNNDQRSFKSLFSRMLGYTSILAPFTAQTINKLIQKSAIAAAASCNGGYDKHTCGLNWFNGTNDGYYGLGEQMSALDVIQMLLIDTRPGPLTADGYTVDIEDGLEYLNSSGANANHVTYLGLILSTFISVFIIFFS encoded by the coding sequence ATGCTTcaactatttttatatttatcattgtcattttttttcataaaatCGTCACATGCATTGTCACTTGATGTTAATTCGAAAGATTCGATCTGTTCAGCCACTGCTCTAATCCAACAAGGTATGTTGAATTATTATCTGGGTATAAGAAGTGGTGGTACAATTGGAATGTTTCAACCTCCATACTATTGGTGGGAAGCTGGTGAAGCTTTTGGTGGTATGATTGAAAACGCTTATTTATGTGAAAattatacttttaaaacattaattGAACAAGCTATTGTCTATCAGTCTGGCGATAAGTATGATTTCATGACCCAAAATGAATCTAAAGTTGAAGGCAACGATGATCAAGGTATTTGGGCCATCACACTAATGACTGCTGTTGAAAGAAATTTCACAACACCATCTAATTTCACCCATTCTCTATCACAACCTGTCCCTAGTTATGAGAATTTTACTGCTGTTCCTGACTTTTTAACTATGGCTGAAAATGTTTATAACTTGATGGGTAGTAGATGGGATAATTCTACCTGTAATGGTGGTTTAAGTTggcaaatttttaattggaATAATGGCAgagattataaaaataccgTGTCCACTGGATGTTTGTTTAACTTGGCTGCTAGGTTGGGTAGATACACTGGTAATGCCACTTATTTGGAAGAGGCTGAATATATTTGGGATTGGTTAGAAACCACCGGCTTTATTCAATTAAACGAAAGTGTTCCAGCCGTTTATGATGGAGCTTCCACTGAAAGCAATTGTACTGATATTACCAAATTACAGTGGAGTTATAATATGGGTATTGTTCTGGGTGGTGCTGCCTACATGTACAATGCCACAAATGGCTCCAGGATAGGTGAAGTATGGAAAACTAGAATTGAATATTTATTGGAAGGTGCTGTGAccattttcttcaaaaataacatcATGTATGAATCTGCCTGCCAACCTTATAAAACTTGCAATAACGATCAAAgaagttttaaaagtttgttTAGTAGAATGTTGGGTTATACCAGTATTTTGGCTCCATTTACCGCCCAAACAATCAATAAGTTAATCCAGAAATCTGCCATTGCTGCAGCTGCTTCTTGTAATGGCGGATATGATAAACATACCTGCGGTTTAAACTGGTTTAATGGCACCAATGATGGATATTATGGGCTAGGTGAGCAGATGAGTGCTTTGGATGTCATTCAAATGTTACTGATTGATACCAGACCAGGTCCTTTAACCGCTGACGGTTACACTGTTGATATTGAAGATGGAttagaatatttaaatagtTCAGGCGCAAACGCTAATCATGTCACTTATTTAGGTTTGATTTTATCCACATTTATTTCCGtctttatcatttttttttcataa
- the PRP21 gene encoding Prp21p (similar to Saccharomyces cerevisiae YJL203W | PRP21 | Pre-mRNA Processing), whose product MPTLQDLEQITTPEEILIPSDNNIKQNILKTVLYVIQHGSSFEENIYSKEPGKFSFINPGDMYYEYYRYITDHSLANTGEQKDTHLSLNSNEERQNPNIIKPHDSLFSSYKNTYISKKDLEIIKATAVMCATYDDTTKLTNRKTTYSKIYERYKDNPQFEFMEAEHSLYSTFKSFVDQYTLLFNKGKSIQTIKDLKTAPFKENFMEKCFERAYYNEYIQEKRISDNNFKENIKLRFAAIDWDVFKVIDVITLEDTVEEKGRDLETSGKFKPALNFDDLAKNVLLSSQSNILSKYFEDTEKDGLLKIAMENKQRRRRKKRNIIIKEAGATRLTLQASESINGAVENDNSDLSEQVMCPITGKSIPAVHFEEHLRTLLHDPNHREEIKKYEDKNKLTNLSEKDVYENIKKLIQKESLKDDTTTTTEMVKKKRKILWDGHKNSVKYLQPRK is encoded by the coding sequence ATGCCAACATTACAAGATTTAGAGCAAATAACTACTCCAGAGGAAATATTGATTCCAAGCGATAATAacataaaacaaaacattcTGAAAACCGTATTATACGTCATACAGCATGGCTCTAgttttgaagaaaatatttactCTAAGGAACCTGGAAAATTCTCTTTTATAAACCCTGGCGATATGTACTACGAGTATTATAGGTATATCACTGACCATTCATTAGCAAACACAGGAGAACAGAAGGACACACATCTTTCTTTGAATTCAAATGAAGAAAGGCAGAATCCTAACATTATAAAACCACATGATTCATTATTTAGTTCATATAAGAACACCtatatttctaaaaaagatttggaAATTATCAAGGCCACAGCTGTGATGTGTGCTACCTACGATGACACTACCAAACTCACCAATAGAAAAACAACTTACTCCAAAATATACGAAAGATATAAAGATAATCCACAATTTGAATTTATGGAAGCTGAACATTCGTTGTACTCAACCTTTAAATCTTTTGTGGATCAATATACATTGTTGTTcaataaaggaaaaagtaTTCAAACAATTAAAGATTTGAAAACTGCAccttttaaagaaaattttatgGAAAAGTGTTTCGAAAGGGCATATTATAATGAGTATATACAGGAGAAAAGAATAAGTGATAATAACttcaaagaaaatatcaaattgaGGTTTGCTGCAATAGATTGGGATGTTTTTAAGGTAATAGATGTAATTACTCTTGAAGATACTGTAGAAGAGAAGGGAAGAGACCTCGAGACTTCTGGGAAATTTAAACCTGCATTAAATTTTGACGATTTAGCCAAAAATGTGTTGTTGAGTTCACAGTCAAATATACtatccaaatattttgaagATACCGAAAAAGATGGTCTATTAAAGATTGCAATggaaaacaaacaaagaagaagaagaaagaaaagaaatatcattattaagGAAGCAGGAGCAACCAGATTAACTTTACAAGCCTCTGAATCAATTAATGGAGCAGTCGAAAATGACAATAGTGATTTATCTGAACAGGTAATGTGTCCAATAACCGGCAAATCCATACCTGCAGTTCATTTTGAAGAGCATTTAAGAACATTATTGCATGATCCAAATCATAGAGAggaaataaagaaatatgaGGATAAAAACAAGTTAACTAATTTATCAGAAAAGGACGTATATGAAAACATCAAGAAATTGATCCAAAAGGAATCACTGAAAGATGACACTACTACTACGACTGAAATGgtgaaaaagaaacgaaaaATTTTATGGGATGGTCATAAAAATAGTGTAAAATACCTCCAACCACGAAAGtaa
- the RCY1 gene encoding Rcy1p (similar to Saccharomyces cerevisiae YJL204C | RCY1 | ReCYcling) — MSNIELIDILRVKRILEIISSDLNTKDYLNFQLINKLVYNTTQEFIEPEIWLKKLQLMGLKYTIDPELFNLNLEDHTDPLNSAFYPDTALDSIINGNSTVYFNKSQGKQIYIALFKCYSPYIDKLYNNDINSSIFPSEYSQDPLKQAKILNGINLFNESNSLSDYSYYMKIKEKWSIFREIFINSVLRELDSDFGNKSIFIEVLLELKEENLCIEYFKSLGDITSEVLKKGNYLETLFTETVTNTDSKDSCRLDQSKLDQFFKDLTNFFNNRIKQCDDLFHDKYPIIVNYSEAVIRDNLTVFTSELFASDNNDRLKYFPKFYTYLIKDCIVKINKTQNGGEEYPNILKSFIHLYFEPIVSKYSEYQVEAFRADITQRLDEFQSNVKNREKEQNEELYNNIKNKHDEKTKKSQQDITESKNNFLTSFTQILNIGHNNNSKREEEQIKMEFDLTKMTNTLQNIKLLVSLDLCMNVLSLAKDDIDNICTFLGFENIKLELKVHCQAIFKIMIDEINEKHIKPAYIRALNLLNEYDPDDTIEKQEPVSVRGQQLTVVEPLVKFTELMNIGDIILQMISIFYKNELVRKKIIDKNKDFLNDVVYKKKSFETLVDDFVADGLNTGINKLISEIEFAFNTLQMADDFNPPKTSFATTPTSTRDLKPTKCAITVVEMLFHHCFLLNGVTDKGTTDVYQQEIGERFFQQVVKNIKKNLISVDGAVYLICDLNYYYDFICYKLKQKQIVKLFTGLKSVGQLFLIDGKDSKELGRMICDVGKFNGIFSQEEVYELIQRRADWYRVKKNVERIMYGLGFGECIIS; from the coding sequence ATGTCAAATATTGAATTGATAGATATACTAAGAGTGAAAAGAATCCtagaaataatatcaagTGATTTAAATACAAAAGATTACTTAAATTTCCAgcttattaataaattggtGTACAACACCACTCAAGAGTTTATTGAACCTGAAATATGGCTTAAAAAATTGCAATTAATGGGATTAAAGTATACTATTGATCCCGAATTGTTCAATTTGAATTTGGAGGATCATACTGATCCCTTGAATTCGGCATTTTATCCGGATACCGCACTAGATAGTATTATCAATGGAAATAGTACAGtttatttcaataaatcGCAAGGCAAACAGATATACATTGCCCTTTTCAAGTGTTATTCTCCATATATCGATAAATTAtacaataatgatataaataGCAGCATTTTCCCATCTGAATATTCTCAAGATCCATTGAAACAAGCCAAGATATTAAACGGtataaatttgtttaacGAATCGAACTCATTATCGGACTATTCGTATTATATGAAAATTAAGGAAAAATGGAGTATATTTCGagaaatttttattaattcagTTTTAAGGGAACTGGATTCGGATTTTGGCAAcaaatctatttttatcGAGGTCTTATTGGAATTGAAGGAAGAAAACTTATgtattgaatattttaaatctttgGGTGACATAACTTCAGAAGTACTGAAAAAGGGAAACTATCTTGAAACATTGTTTACAGAAACTGTTACTAACACAGATTCTAAAGATAGTTGCAGGCTTGACCAATCAAAATTAGATCagttttttaaagatttaactaatttttttaataatagaatCAAACAATGTGATGATCTTTTTCATGATAAATACCCTATTATAGTAAACTATTCAGAAGCTGTTATACGTGATAATCTAACTGTGTTTACCTCGGAGCTATTTGCTTCTGATAACAATGATAGACTTAAATACTTTCCCAAATTCTACACCTATCTTATCAAAGATTGTATAgtgaaaattaataaaacgCAAAATGGTGGTGAAGAATATcctaatattttaaaatcctTTATACACTTATATTTTGAACCCATTGTATCCAAATATTCAGAGTATCAGGTGGAAGCGTTCCGAGCAGACATTACTCAAAGATTGGATGAATTTCAATCAAACGTTAAAAACCGGGAAAAGGAGCAAAACGAAGAATTgtataataacattaaGAATAAGCATGATGAGAAGACGAAAAAAAGCCAGCAGGATATAACtgaaagtaaaaataactttttgaCATCTTTTACTCAAATTTTAAACATAGGccacaataataatagtaaaagAGAGGAGGAGCAAATCAAAATGGAATTTGATCTAACTAAGATGACTAACActttacaaaatattaaattattagttaGTTTGGATTTATGCATGAACGTTCTTTCTTTAGCAAAAGATGATATTGATAACATCTGTACTTTTTTAGGGTTTGAAAACATTAAACTGGAGCTAAAAGTTCATTGTCAagcaatttttaaaataatgattGATGAGATCAATGAAAAGCACATCAAGCCCGCATATATTCGAGCactaaatttattaaatgaatATGATCCAGATGACACAATAGAAAAGCAAGAACCTGTGAGTGTGAGGGGGCAGCAACTGACTGTTGTGGAACCGTTGGTAAAATTCACCGAATTAATGAATATTGgagatattattttacagatgatttctattttttacaaaaatgaattggttcgaaaaaaaataatagataaaaataaagattttttaaacgatgttgtttacaaaaaaaagtcgTTTGAAACATTAGTGGATGACTTTGTCGCTGATGGTTTAAACACAGGTATTAACAAGCTCATCAGTGAAATTGAGTTTGCGTTTAATACTTTACAAATGGCAGATGATTTTAATCCTCCCAAAACTAGTTTTGCAACAACACCGACTTCGACGAGAGATCTGAAACCTACAAAGTGTGCGATTACAGTTGTAGAAATGCTATTTCAtcattgttttcttttaaatggGGTTACTGATAAGGGTACCACAGACGTTTATCAGCAAGAGATTGGAGAAagattttttcaacaagtggttaaaaatataaaaaaaaatttaatttctgTAGATGGTGCCGTATATTTGATTTGTGATttaaactattattatgattttatttgttacaaattaaaacagaAGCAAATTGTGAAATTGTTTACTGGATTGAAATCTGTAGggcaattatttttaattgatggTAAAGATTCTAAGGAGTTAGGTAGAATGATTTGTGATGTGGGGAAGTTTAATGGTATATTTTCACAGGAGGAAGTATATGAACTTATTCAAAGGAGGGCTGATTGGTATAGAGTTAAGAAAAATGTGGAAAGAATAATGTATGGATTAGGATTTGGTGAATGTATAATAAGCTAA
- a CDS encoding uncharacterized protein (similar to Saccharomyces cerevisiae YLR154C | RNH203 | RNase H) yields MTIINQGTPFNPNNETVVLEKAKLATSQEAFSVHLVPCLIDYNGPTQELPGNFDKEVVKDGEIAYEARYLRGHKIIGKKVQMKWNFQPFLIDICQVSGEDEDLGSDTAQCQNIKILGQCREIVNYEREGNESRLNEEMTKFEEYLELMNNVIME; encoded by the coding sequence atgacaataattAATCAAGGTACACCTTTCAATCCTAATAATGAGACCGTTGTATTGGAAAAAGCAAAACTGGCTACATCTCAAGAAGCCTTTTCAGTGCATTTGGTTCCTTGTTTAATTGATTATAATGGACCTACACAAGAATTACCCGGTAATTTTGATAAAGAGGTTGTTAAAGATGGGGAAATTGCATATGAGGCTAGATATTTAAGAGGCCATAAAATTATTGGGAAGAAAGTTCAAATGAAATGGAACTTTCaaccatttttaatagataTATGTCAGGTTTCGGGagaagatgaagatttGGGTTCTGACACCGCACAGTgccaaaatataaaaatacttgGTCAATGCAGGGAGATTGTAAATTATGAAAGAGAAGGCAACGAAAGTAGACTTAACGAAGAAATGACAAAATTCGAAGAGTATTTGGAGTTAATGAATAATGTTATAATGGAATGA
- the NCE101 gene encoding Nce101p (similar to Saccharomyces cerevisiae YJL205C | NCE101 | NonClassical Export), with product MVQPAPYLLGRFLDPIFAIGVGTLSYIQYERNTHREPGHTLYDLLQKKFFATKEQTQEKK from the coding sequence ATGGTTCAACCAGCTCCATATTTATTAGGTCGTTTTTTGGATCCAATTTTTGCTATTGGCGTGGGTACCCTAAGTTATATCCAATACGAACGTAATACCCATCGAGAACCTGGTCATACtttatatgatttattacaaaagaaattttttgcTACTAAGGAACAAACacaagaaaagaaatag
- a CDS encoding uncharacterized protein (similar to Saccharomyces cerevisiae YJL206C | putative protein of unknown function) — protein MPKEVPYFSIFSTNKQNDTVVPVKKKVSKACDFCRKRKIKCDGQSPCDKCQLRSKICTYASKNLVFKNATSLNNNVIITGQPTQPSLIAGNNSTNNTKSITKKTNSKKKVTKLLKNHQKLLTARISNQYIKDKDSNKNNTDPNYKEILQSIFPRINFNSENFSSKKLLNILQQYRISSPTETELLPINSISSQFEQRADTNSLHLDANKSINAVFNGKIKNSIKEPLTELPPIDLALKLIFKTWDSACILFRFYHRPSFIKILHSLYETNPTDYNEQQRKALPLIYSVIACGALFSKEDITDENTRVFYEDEGYRYFTLAKNSIDLTNSSDMYTIQAFFMMTLFLQCSANLSNSYSYIGIALRGALREGLHRRIGNNKISPLEAETRKRLFWTVYKMDIYMNCILGLPISVRDSDVCQELPLDVDDENIFADIIIQQQWGKVSSCGLNNEHTKLILILKKINDVVYPTKSSNKHLPSLDKISKLEIELNNWMEQLPLQLKPKYQLDLQQQLKQPSLSADVATHKENINKIKLYLKANNLLYLDYLHARIFIYRPFIHYIALHPSKYPQFTEQFTLAQKCIQLARKVVHVAQDMIADNLLSGCYWFAIHTIFFSVACLLYATHYNIESGEDIRRTDIVNDAKIGFGILNKIKSSSMASERIFQLLNNLFEKLNDDTVQLYREKLHELNSHNSDNFNAANNFLGSTTISSMDTNSVSRLLDIPQLVDDNTFIKKVKTNSSSIASDKARTESGQLKDIIKIEPKDSADTNNADQTSNYVNYIQHQRHSIPKLISLFNSRSDSHISSTIGTNHTGAITMHSDAVTSINSNMNNTTNNNEENTPITTVDGDDKMVENTDLSANNYLPGIFDDWDLLLGKIFPSYMIMDDYLNDSGTPSNKSL, from the coding sequence atgccCAAGGAAGTACCATACTTTTCGATATTTTCAACTAATAAGCAAAATGATACCGTAGTACCagttaagaaaaaagtatCCAAAGCATGTGATTTTtgtagaaaaagaaagatcAAGTGTGATGGACAATCACCTTGTGATAAGTGTCAACTTCGCTCCAAAATATGCACATATGCATCTAAAAATCTGGTATTTAAAAATGCAACCAgtcttaataataatgttatcATAACTGGTCAGCCAACTCAACCCTCCCTGATTGCTGGAAACAACAGtaccaataatactaaaagtattacaaaaaaaactaactctaagaaaaaagttactaaattattgaaaaatcaTCAAAAGTTACTCACAGCACGCATCAGTAATCAATATATTAAAGACAAAGAttccaataaaaacaatacagACCCTAATTATAAAGAGATTTTGCAATCCATTTTCCCcagaattaattttaattcagaaaatttttcttcaaagaAATTACTTAACATTCTTCAACAATATAGGATTTCTTCTCCAACGGAAACGGAACTTTTACCTATAAATTCAATCAGTTCTCAATTTGAACAACGAGCAGATACAAACAGTCTCCATTTAGATGCCAATAAGAGTATCAACGCCGTTTTTAATGGCAAAATCAAGAATAGTATAAAGGAACCCTTGACCGAATTGCCTCCTATAGATTTGGCCTTGaagttaatttttaaaacatggGATTCTgcttgtattttatttcgaTTTTACCATAGACcctcttttattaaaatattgcaCAGTTTATATGAAACTAATCCAACGGATTATAATGAACAACAACGGAAAGCTTTGCCATTGATATACTCTGTAATAGCATGTGGTGCCCTATTCTCCAAAGAAGATATCACAGATGAAAATACTAGAGTTTTTTATGAAGATGAAGGGTATAGATATTTTACACTGGCTAAAAACTCGATAGACCTAACCAACTCTTCAGACATGTATACAATACAGGCATTTTTTATGATGACCTTATTTTTACAGTGCTCCGCTAATCTAAGCAATTCTTATTCTTATATTGGAATTGCTCTTAGAGGTGCATTAAGGGAAGGCTTACATAGAAGGAtcggtaataataaaataagtcCCCTTGAGGCTGAAACCAggaaaagattattttggACGGTATATAAAATGGATATTTATATGAATTGCATTTTGGGATTACCTATTTCCGTTAGGGATAGTGATGTTTGTCAAGAGCTACCCTTGGATGTGGACGATGAAAACATCTTTGCTGACATCATCATACAGCAGCAATGGGGCAAAGTTAGTAGCTGTGGGCTAAATAACGAGCAcacaaaattaattttgatcttaaaaaagattaatgaTGTGGTCTATCCCACAAAATCTTCGAATAAGCATTTACCTAGTCTAGATAAAATTTCTAAATTGGAAATTGAGTTAAATAACTGGATGGAACAATTACCGTTGCAGTTAAAGCCAAAGTATCAGTTAGATTTGCAGCAACAATTGAAACAACCGTCCTTAAGTGCTGACGTAGCAACAcacaaagaaaatattaataaaataaaattatatttgaaGGCTAATAATTTGTTGTATTTGGATTACCTACATGCCaggatttttatttatagaCCCTTTATTCATTATATAGCTTTACACCCATCAAAATACCCTCAGTTCACCGAACAATTTACCTTGGCACAAAAGTGTATACAACTTGCTAGAAAAGTTGTTCATGTTGCCCAGGATATGATTGCTGACAATTTGCTAAGTGGTTGTTATTGGTTTGCCATTCAcactatatttttttccgtTGCTTGTTTACTTTATGCAACACATTACAATATAGAGAGTGGAGAAGATATACGGAGAACTGATATTGTAAATGATGCCAAGATAGGGTTTGGTAtcttaaataaaatcaagAGTTCAAGTATGGCGAGCGAAAGAATCtttcaacttttaaataatttgtttgaaaaattaaatgatgaTACTGTTCAATTATATAGGGAAAAATTGCATGAGTTGAACAGCCATAATAGTGACAATTTTAATGCTGctaacaattttttagGTTCAACTACCATCAGTTCAATGGACACTAATTCTGTTTCTAGACTATTGGATATTCCACAACTAGTTGATGACAACACATTTATTAAGAAAGTTAAAACAAACTCTTCATCTATTGCTTCTGATAAAGCACGTACTGAAAGTGGAcaattaaaagatataataaaaattgaaccAAAAGATAGTGCTGACACTAATAATGCTGATCAAACATCAAATTATGTTAATTATATACAACACCAAAGGCATTCCATACCAAAATTGAttagtttatttaattcCAGATCGGATTCACATATTTCGAGCACTATAGGTACAAACCATACAGGGGCAATTACAATGCATTCGGATGCGGTTACTAgtattaatagtaatatgaATAACACTACTAACAATAACGAAGAAAATACACCAATTACAACTGTCGATGGAGATGACAAAATGGTAGAAAATACGGACTTGTCAGCCAACAATTATTTACCTGGCATATTTGATGATTgggatttattattaggtAAAATTTTCCCATCATATATGATTATGGATGACTATTTGAATGATTCTGGTACACCTTCCAATAAAAGCCTGTGA